The proteins below are encoded in one region of Clostridium estertheticum:
- a CDS encoding RrF2 family transcriptional regulator: protein MQFSIGVEYALHCLLYMIDIPAGTAVGIKDLAAFQGVSETYLSKVYTKLRKAGIVRSIIGVNGGYELVRDPESITFWDIVQAVEGNSPLFQCAEIRQNEILLDKKNLPDAYTKCPCLIKVVMLEAEEQMRIYLNNKTLGWLHKQVSNKIPPEHKRETVEWFNKLKSR, encoded by the coding sequence ATGCAATTTTCCATAGGCGTAGAGTATGCATTACATTGTTTATTATATATGATAGATATTCCAGCAGGGACAGCAGTTGGAATTAAAGACTTAGCAGCATTTCAAGGAGTATCAGAAACTTATTTATCAAAGGTATATACGAAATTAAGAAAAGCAGGCATTGTAAGATCAATTATAGGTGTTAATGGTGGATATGAGTTAGTACGTGATCCTGAAAGTATAACATTTTGGGACATAGTTCAGGCAGTAGAAGGAAACAGTCCGTTATTTCAGTGTGCAGAAATTAGGCAAAATGAGATTTTGTTAGATAAAAAAAATTTGCCTGATGCATATACAAAATGTCCTTGCTTGATAAAAGTTGTCATGCTAGAAGCGGAAGAACAGATGAGAATTTATTTAAACAATAAGACTTTAGGTTGGTTACATAAGCAAGTGAGCAATAAAATACCACCAGAGCACAAAAGGGAAACAGTTGAATGGTTTAATAAACTTAAATCAAGGTAA
- a CDS encoding esterase/lipase family protein, with translation MLFITIFVLAILIISIICLDISKKVHILNKKFMSIYLIFAPHVFLLGFFFSERTKFGQDQVICKRIILIQIILFVFFIWLKVNIVPNTKNQIVNIRLKVMIGGKRLVLYGLYVAFIQVLIYLIGFKSTQGIVIPKNIFVIDTIIMVLTTITLLTNGMLRILCTSRRLSIVKRYIVAVMVFIPIINIFIMLYACHIAKIEYDHECYKVINNEARVDSEVCKTKYPLVLVHGVGFRDLKYINYWGRIPKELIRNGATVYYGNQEAWGTVEYNALDIKEKILEIIKETGAEKVNIIAHSKGGLDARYMISKLDMGNYVASLTMVSSPHRGCKFVDVVSNMPDKLYKGIAKLFDKYYRVLGDKNPDFYTASSQFTTHHSKKFNEEVVDVNGVYYQSYATVVKNMFSDYVVTIPYILVKLTEGENDGLVSINSAKWGEFKGVLRSKNRRGISHGDIIDLRRDDYKGFDVIEKYVEIVSNLKNEGY, from the coding sequence GTGTTATTTATAACAATATTTGTCTTAGCAATACTAATAATTAGCATTATATGCTTAGATATTAGTAAGAAGGTACACATACTCAATAAAAAGTTCATGAGCATATATTTAATTTTTGCACCTCATGTTTTTTTGTTAGGGTTTTTTTTTAGCGAGCGCACTAAATTTGGACAAGATCAAGTTATATGCAAACGGATTATTTTAATTCAAATAATTCTTTTTGTTTTTTTTATTTGGTTAAAAGTAAACATAGTTCCAAATACTAAAAATCAAATTGTTAACATTAGACTAAAGGTAATGATAGGTGGCAAACGTCTTGTTCTCTATGGTCTGTATGTAGCATTTATTCAAGTCTTAATTTACCTAATTGGTTTTAAATCAACGCAAGGCATTGTTATTCCTAAAAATATTTTTGTAATAGACACTATTATTATGGTGTTGACTACTATTACTTTACTTACAAATGGAATGTTGCGAATATTATGTACTTCACGAAGATTAAGTATAGTAAAACGTTACATTGTAGCCGTTATGGTCTTTATTCCAATCATAAATATTTTTATAATGTTGTATGCTTGTCATATTGCAAAAATAGAATATGATCATGAGTGTTATAAAGTAATTAATAATGAGGCACGTGTTGATTCAGAGGTATGTAAAACAAAATATCCTCTTGTACTAGTTCACGGTGTTGGATTTAGAGATTTAAAATATATTAATTATTGGGGAAGAATACCTAAGGAATTGATTCGTAATGGGGCAACGGTTTATTACGGGAATCAAGAAGCTTGGGGAACAGTTGAGTATAATGCTTTGGATATTAAAGAAAAGATCCTTGAAATCATTAAAGAAACAGGAGCTGAAAAGGTAAATATTATTGCACACTCAAAAGGAGGACTTGATGCACGTTACATGATTAGTAAGTTAGATATGGGAAACTATGTTGCTTCACTAACAATGGTGTCATCCCCTCATAGAGGATGTAAGTTCGTTGATGTTGTTAGTAATATGCCTGATAAACTTTACAAGGGTATTGCAAAATTATTTGACAAATACTATAGGGTCTTGGGTGATAAAAATCCTGACTTTTATACTGCAAGTAGTCAATTTACAACTCATCATAGTAAAAAGTTCAATGAAGAGGTAGTAGACGTAAATGGAGTGTATTATCAAAGTTATGCAACGGTAGTAAAAAATATGTTTAGTGATTATGTAGTAACTATTCCTTATATTCTAGTTAAGTTAACAGAAGGGGAAAATGATGGCTTAGTATCTATTAATTCTGCTAAATGGGGAGAATTTAAAGGTGTGCTTAGAAGTAAGAATAGGCGTGGAATCTCTCATGGAGACATTATTGATTTAAGAAGAGATGATTATAAGGGATTTGATGTTATAGAAAAGTATGTAGAGATTGTGTCAAACCTTAAAAATGAAGGATATTAG
- a CDS encoding sugar phosphate isomerase/epimerase family protein, producing MITIYDWFGYELPIKERYRLIKEAGFDGVLLWWSDGFGRDCFGQKDYRNGPQIAREAGLFIENIHTPVQNENNLWIDNLDGEALTDCYLQCIADCAEFEIPTMVVHLPNEDNPYNALGLDRIKRITEKAEQLGVNVALENLRNLANLAYVLKQVDSLRIGFCYDCGHHYHYYPGYDLLSMYGSRVMAVHLHDNNGSHAQHGLPFDGTIDWSTAMKKIAETGYSGATAIESMNWDYEDLSAKEFLHKAFERAKRLEALKIYNP from the coding sequence ATGATTACCATTTATGATTGGTTTGGCTATGAATTGCCAATAAAGGAACGTTATCGGTTAATAAAAGAAGCCGGATTTGATGGTGTTTTATTATGGTGGAGTGATGGCTTTGGTCGTGACTGCTTTGGTCAGAAGGATTACCGCAACGGGCCACAAATTGCACGAGAAGCGGGTCTTTTTATAGAAAACATCCACACACCAGTCCAAAATGAGAACAACCTCTGGATTGACAATCTTGACGGTGAAGCTTTAACGGATTGCTATTTGCAATGTATTGCAGATTGCGCCGAATTTGAAATTCCGACAATGGTGGTGCACCTGCCTAACGAAGACAATCCATATAACGCATTGGGACTGGATAGAATCAAAAGAATCACTGAAAAAGCTGAACAGCTTGGTGTCAATGTTGCACTGGAGAATTTGCGGAACCTTGCAAATTTGGCATATGTGCTGAAGCAAGTGGATTCCCTGCGTATCGGATTCTGTTATGACTGCGGACATCACTACCACTACTATCCAGGCTATGATTTATTATCCATGTACGGTTCCCGGGTGATGGCAGTACATTTACATGATAATAACGGAAGTCATGCCCAACATGGTTTACCCTTTGACGGCACGATTGATTGGTCCACAGCCATGAAAAAAATCGCGGAAACGGGTTATTCTGGTGCGACTGCAATAGAGTCTATGAATTGGGATTATGAGGATTTATCTGCTAAAGAGTTTTTACATAAAGCATTTGAGCGAGCAAAAAGACTGGAAGCATTAAAAATTTATAATCCATGA
- a CDS encoding class I SAM-dependent methyltransferase, which produces MSVMNKTENVKQQYSDDKNLSIRTNLHLKHSTNKQGFVSWLFDKYEFSDNCRILELGCGNGGQWQHQIENLPKGCSLTLSDFSNGMVDIVRKNYSKYDNTSFQQIDIQNITFPNETFDVVIANHMLYHIPDLSKSLSEVNRVLKPGGKFYSTTNGNGGMRPFLHNALKHFNPASKSFTQEFSFNLQNGYEILSDHFSDVKRIDFEDSLSITETQDLVDWIKSTISIASYSENDLYKLFDYFEDIRKKHGAINIQKECGLFISVK; this is translated from the coding sequence ATGTCTGTTATGAATAAAACCGAAAATGTAAAACAACAATATTCTGATGATAAAAATTTGTCTATAAGAACTAATTTGCATTTAAAGCATAGTACAAATAAACAAGGATTTGTGTCTTGGTTATTTGATAAATACGAGTTTTCTGATAACTGCCGCATATTAGAACTTGGTTGTGGAAATGGTGGACAATGGCAACATCAGATTGAAAATCTACCTAAAGGTTGTAGTTTGACACTATCTGATTTTTCTAACGGTATGGTAGATATAGTTAGAAAAAATTATTCTAAATACGACAATACTTCATTTCAACAAATTGATATACAGAACATTACTTTTCCAAATGAAACTTTTGACGTTGTTATTGCTAATCATATGCTATACCATATTCCTGACTTGTCAAAATCATTATCTGAAGTAAACCGTGTGCTTAAACCTGGCGGTAAGTTCTATTCAACTACTAATGGTAATGGTGGAATGCGACCCTTTTTGCATAATGCACTAAAGCATTTTAATCCCGCTTCCAAATCATTCACACAGGAATTTTCTTTTAATCTCCAAAATGGATATGAAATACTAAGTGACCATTTTTCAGATGTGAAAAGGATAGATTTTGAAGATTCATTATCAATTACAGAAACACAAGATTTAGTTGATTGGATAAAATCTACTATATCTATAGCGAGTTATTCAGAAAATGACCTTTATAAATTATTTGATTATTTTGAAGATATAAGAAAAAAACATGGTGCAATCAATATTCAAAAAGAATGCGGTTTATTTATCTCAGTTAAATAG
- a CDS encoding zinc-ribbon domain-containing protein: MADKTLVCSNCGKEFIFTEGEQEFYKEKGFENEPKRCPDCRKARKVQRSTKK, from the coding sequence ATGGCAGATAAGACTTTAGTTTGTAGTAATTGTGGTAAAGAATTCATATTTACTGAGGGTGAACAAGAATTCTATAAAGAAAAAGGATTCGAAAATGAACCTAAAAGATGCCCAGATTGCAGAAAAGCAAGAAAAGTACAAAGAAGTACAAAGAAGTAA
- the rpiA gene encoding ribose 5-phosphate isomerase A — translation MINDDLKKDCAKEALKYIKSNTIIGLGGGSTISYLIDYIREDKGLKVKVVTPSVKTKMLCIKNGLEVLHTCCVDKIAVAFDGCDEVDEELNALKSGGGIHTKEKLIASMSQDYILLVDDTKIVKTLTFKHPVVLEILQDSLKYVEKVVKELGGKPTIRNSSAKDGFTISDNGNLLMDVFFENVKDIYNLENSLKNICGVIDTSLFTNVVTKVIIVGKDGTRIISKKEV, via the coding sequence TTGATTAATGACGATTTAAAGAAAGACTGTGCTAAAGAAGCTCTGAAATATATAAAAAGCAACACAATAATAGGCCTAGGTGGAGGAAGTACTATATCTTACTTGATAGATTATATAAGAGAAGATAAAGGACTTAAGGTAAAGGTGGTTACACCATCTGTTAAAACAAAAATGTTATGCATAAAAAATGGTCTAGAGGTTCTACATACTTGCTGTGTGGATAAAATAGCTGTGGCTTTTGATGGATGTGACGAAGTTGATGAAGAATTAAATGCATTGAAAAGTGGTGGAGGAATACATACTAAAGAAAAGTTAATTGCTAGTATGTCTCAGGACTATATACTTCTTGTAGATGATACTAAAATTGTAAAGACATTAACATTTAAACATCCTGTTGTACTTGAAATTCTGCAAGACTCATTAAAATATGTTGAAAAAGTTGTTAAGGAATTAGGAGGAAAGCCAACTATTAGAAATAGTTCTGCAAAAGATGGATTTACAATAAGTGATAATGGAAACTTGTTAATGGATGTATTTTTTGAAAATGTTAAGGATATTTACAATCTTGAAAATAGTTTAAAAAATATTTGCGGAGTAATTGATACCTCTCTATTTACAAATGTAGTTACTAAAGTCATAATTGTTGGTAAAGATGGTACTAGGATTATTTCTAAAAAAGAGGTATAG
- a CDS encoding GrpB family protein: MKTLKVIVVPYDSNWNNEFIKIKLYLEKALENNIIAIEHVGSTSVEGLFAKPIIDIDVIIENNDKFDDVKSCLEKLGYYHEGDLGIRNREVFDYIEKHDFMTHHLYVCPRNSVELKRHITFRNYLRTHKEDREKYSAIKLQSALRYPTDIDNYCETKSPCITEIYKKCGL, translated from the coding sequence ATGAAAACACTAAAAGTAATTGTTGTTCCATATGATTCTAATTGGAATAATGAATTTATAAAAATAAAGTTGTATTTAGAAAAAGCACTTGAAAACAATATTATTGCAATTGAACATGTAGGAAGCACTTCGGTAGAAGGGTTATTCGCTAAACCAATTATAGATATTGATGTTATTATTGAAAACAATGATAAATTTGATGATGTTAAATCTTGTCTTGAAAAATTAGGGTATTATCATGAAGGCGATTTAGGAATAAGAAATAGAGAAGTGTTTGATTATATTGAAAAGCATGATTTTATGACTCATCATTTGTATGTTTGCCCACGAAATTCAGTTGAGTTAAAAAGGCACATTACTTTTAGAAATTATTTGAGAACACATAAGGAAGACAGGGAGAAATATAGTGCAATTAAATTACAATCAGCACTAAGGTATCCTACAGATATTGATAATTATTGCGAAACTAAAAGTCCTTGTATTACTGAAATTTATAAGAAATGTGGATTATGA
- a CDS encoding pyridoxamine 5'-phosphate oxidase family protein has translation MLNEKLLEVISHEGVVAIVTCSNKESHVANTWNSYINATEDGRLLIPAAGMIKTQKNIEENDKIKVTIGSKEVMGYRTLGTGFLIEGSAKFVKSGADFDMMKEKFSFLNRVLEITVTSAKQTI, from the coding sequence ATGTTAAATGAAAAATTGCTTGAGGTTATTTCACATGAGGGAGTTGTAGCTATCGTTACTTGTAGTAACAAGGAATCACATGTAGCTAATACTTGGAACTCTTATATTAATGCTACTGAGGATGGTAGGTTATTAATACCTGCTGCTGGAATGATAAAAACCCAAAAGAACATAGAAGAAAACGATAAAATTAAAGTTACAATAGGCAGTAAAGAAGTTATGGGATATAGGACACTAGGAACTGGTTTCTTAATCGAAGGATCTGCAAAATTTGTTAAATCAGGTGCAGACTTTGATATGATGAAAGAAAAATTTTCTTTTCTAAATAGAGTTTTAGAAATAACAGTTACATCTGCAAAACAAACAATTTAG
- a CDS encoding histidine phosphatase family protein, with protein MSIFLLRHGETDWNTIDRCQGHTDIPLNETGKKKIEQVAFMFKRSIGDINYIVSSPLSRANESALIFSNSIGYKGEIIIDELFIERFFGLAEGLLGEEIKFKFPNLDVPEMEPEKTVFSRALQGLNYYDSIYSDVNILIVTHGAVLKTLVDNQPTCCGADINVVKSVPGGLFKLDLRNGEYQIKEIKTL; from the coding sequence GTGAGTATTTTTTTACTAAGACATGGCGAAACAGATTGGAATACTATAGATAGGTGTCAAGGACACACAGATATCCCACTAAATGAAACAGGGAAAAAGAAGATTGAACAAGTTGCTTTTATGTTCAAAAGAAGTATTGGTGATATTAATTATATTGTATCTAGCCCTCTATCTCGTGCCAATGAGAGTGCATTGATTTTTTCAAATAGTATTGGTTACAAGGGAGAAATAATAATTGATGAATTATTTATCGAGAGATTTTTTGGTTTAGCGGAAGGTTTGTTAGGAGAAGAGATTAAATTTAAGTTTCCCAATTTAGACGTCCCTGAAATGGAACCGGAAAAAACTGTTTTTTCTAGAGCATTACAAGGCTTAAATTACTACGATAGCATATACTCTGATGTAAATATATTAATTGTAACACATGGTGCTGTGTTAAAGACATTAGTAGATAATCAACCAACTTGCTGTGGAGCAGACATCAACGTAGTAAAATCTGTCCCAGGCGGACTATTTAAATTAGATTTACGAAATGGAGAATATCAGATTAAAGAAATTAAGACTCTATAA
- a CDS encoding GNAT family N-acetyltransferase, with the protein MNNFHENYQLILLSKEYLRELYNWNIAEKHFKQFTCRPLRSQKSYDEYVNKMMDSIDSIKEKTYILVKRDNNSVPLGKIKLFDYNPRNHSAEFGYYLPNQNRNKGLGSIILEQFIDLSFSDSDYNLNKLYATTASNNIPSLRLLEKYKFRLEGRLREHYWINDSKYDQCVYSILISEIKKELF; encoded by the coding sequence ATGAATAATTTTCATGAAAATTATCAGCTAATTTTATTGTCAAAGGAATATTTGAGAGAATTATATAACTGGAATATTGCAGAAAAACATTTTAAACAATTTACATGTCGACCATTAAGATCACAAAAATCATATGATGAATACGTTAATAAAATGATGGATTCGATTGATAGTATAAAAGAAAAAACTTATATATTAGTAAAAAGAGATAATAATAGTGTCCCTTTGGGTAAAATTAAATTATTTGATTATAATCCAAGAAATCATAGTGCTGAATTTGGCTATTATTTACCTAACCAAAATAGAAACAAGGGGTTAGGCAGCATTATATTAGAACAGTTTATAGACCTCTCATTTTCCGATAGTGATTATAATTTAAACAAGTTATACGCTACTACAGCCTCAAATAATATTCCTTCACTAAGACTTTTGGAGAAGTATAAATTTAGATTAGAGGGAAGGTTAAGAGAGCATTATTGGATTAATGATAGTAAATATGACCAATGTGTTTATTCTATTTTAATATCCGAGATAAAGAAGGAGCTGTTTTAA